One Corallococcus exiguus DNA segment encodes these proteins:
- a CDS encoding NHL repeat-containing protein has protein sequence MRKTAWAALVASALLLGGGACGGDDGAPDDNPSPDAGTATDAGTKLPAEEGRALSVSNGGLIVVGSTEANLATTGVDLLVRRYTASGEVDTSFGTQGSVVLDFDGPAKGPISGQREQDDRADTVAVLADGSILVAGFARGGNKTDSRDFAVVKLQPNGQLDTSFNKNGRSRLHFGEENSVNFVGTVRGILPLADGRFYVGGFLTKSDGLDEDFALIRYNADGSLDTTFKSAGSPSGSWIGGAYTNAESVQGMVLQGSSVVLGGGDHFAAVRITSSGSQDMTFGTGGLARSEDGQAHAMVARPNGGLLLAGERQDVKVGGEAHGVLKLVAYTADGKPDVTFGPAGVRELTAPVGVLDVVDVSGLRIQADGKILVFADVYAKPVLFRLLANGDLDTSFGTDGMVRWPETQLAVPLFIRSTTGPKLAILGDKAFVTDANIYSPGFFPSENAYVLLKSTGL, from the coding sequence GTGAGGAAGACTGCGTGGGCGGCACTGGTCGCGAGCGCCCTGCTCCTGGGCGGCGGGGCTTGCGGAGGCGACGACGGCGCCCCTGACGACAACCCGTCCCCGGACGCGGGGACAGCCACCGATGCCGGCACGAAGCTCCCCGCGGAGGAGGGCCGGGCGCTGTCGGTGTCCAATGGCGGCCTCATCGTGGTGGGCTCCACCGAGGCGAACCTGGCCACCACGGGCGTGGACCTGCTCGTGCGGCGCTACACCGCGTCGGGTGAGGTGGACACGTCGTTCGGCACGCAGGGCTCCGTGGTGCTCGACTTCGACGGTCCCGCCAAGGGCCCCATCTCCGGCCAGCGGGAGCAGGACGACCGCGCGGACACGGTGGCGGTGCTCGCGGATGGCAGCATCCTGGTGGCGGGCTTCGCCCGGGGCGGCAACAAGACGGATTCGCGCGACTTCGCGGTGGTGAAGCTCCAGCCCAATGGCCAGCTGGACACCAGCTTCAACAAGAATGGTCGCTCGCGCCTGCACTTCGGCGAGGAGAACTCGGTCAACTTCGTGGGCACCGTCCGCGGCATCCTGCCCCTGGCGGACGGCCGCTTCTACGTCGGCGGCTTCCTGACGAAGTCCGACGGGCTGGACGAGGACTTCGCGCTGATCCGCTACAACGCGGACGGCTCGCTCGACACGACCTTCAAGTCCGCGGGCAGCCCGTCCGGCAGCTGGATTGGCGGCGCGTACACGAATGCCGAATCCGTGCAGGGCATGGTGCTCCAGGGCTCCAGCGTCGTCCTGGGCGGGGGTGACCACTTCGCGGCGGTGCGCATCACCTCCAGCGGCAGCCAGGACATGACGTTCGGGACCGGCGGCCTCGCGAGGAGCGAGGACGGACAGGCCCACGCCATGGTGGCGCGACCCAATGGAGGCCTGCTGCTCGCGGGCGAACGGCAGGACGTGAAGGTCGGCGGGGAAGCGCACGGCGTGCTCAAGCTCGTGGCGTACACGGCGGACGGCAAGCCGGACGTCACCTTCGGTCCCGCGGGCGTGCGGGAGCTCACCGCGCCCGTGGGCGTGCTCGACGTGGTGGACGTCAGCGGCCTGCGCATCCAGGCGGATGGGAAGATCCTCGTCTTCGCGGACGTGTACGCGAAGCCCGTGCTCTTCCGGCTGCTGGCCAACGGCGACCTGGACACGTCCTTCGGCACGGACGGCATGGTGCGCTGGCCGGAGACGCAGCTGGCGGTGCCGCTGTTCATCCGCTCCACCACTGGACCGAAGCTGGCCATCCTGGGCGACAAGGCCTTCGTCACGGACGCGAACATCTACTCGCCCGGGTTCTTCCCCAGCGAGAACGCGTACGTGCTGCTCAAGAGCACGGGGCTGTAG
- a CDS encoding response regulator transcription factor: protein MISERPTIFAVDDDPPVLRSMERVLHTEGYAVRSFVHPRLMLECEPWQGPGCVLMDLRLPELDGLELQGHLRKAGWRHPVVFVSGYGDVPVAVQAMKAGAVDFLPKPVSTEALLAAVSQALARDQTLRAAHAEHERLRLRFSTLTPREWDVCRGVARGLLNKQIAAELGTAEQTVRFQRGRAMAKLAVGSVAELVRLLDRLEPPSGAVQGTQ, encoded by the coding sequence GTGATTTCGGAACGGCCCACCATCTTCGCCGTGGACGATGATCCGCCCGTGCTGCGCAGCATGGAGCGCGTGCTCCACACGGAAGGCTACGCGGTGCGGAGCTTCGTGCATCCCCGGTTGATGCTGGAGTGCGAGCCCTGGCAGGGACCGGGCTGCGTGCTCATGGACCTGCGCCTTCCGGAGCTCGACGGGTTGGAGCTCCAGGGGCATCTGCGGAAGGCGGGATGGCGACACCCCGTCGTCTTCGTCAGCGGCTATGGGGACGTGCCCGTCGCCGTCCAGGCGATGAAGGCAGGGGCGGTGGACTTCCTGCCCAAGCCCGTCAGCACGGAAGCACTGCTGGCCGCGGTGTCCCAGGCGCTCGCGCGAGACCAGACCTTGAGGGCCGCCCACGCCGAGCACGAGCGGCTGCGCCTGCGCTTCTCCACGCTGACTCCCCGGGAGTGGGACGTATGCCGGGGTGTGGCGAGGGGACTGCTCAACAAGCAGATCGCCGCGGAGCTGGGCACGGCAGAACAGACGGTGCGGTTCCAGCGGGGCCGCGCCATGGCCAAGCTGGCCGTGGGCTCCGTGGCGGAGCTGGTCCGGCTGCTGGACCGGTTGGAGCCGCCGTCCGGCGCTGTTCAGGGGACGCAGTAG
- a CDS encoding ester cyclase, translating to MLTEQVRKARQKLVLAHFHDEVKQDWDAVLSTFPHPHYELIPTLTVHDGNSAVRDYYRDTRVAFPDQHHEIISFRHSDDAVIVEFWLMGTHLGPLGQIPATGNTFRVRMSAYFIFDASETLVCERVYFDTLSILKQLVGGLDMKNPKNWLLAARCLKGLLAMSGDKPVPILTQTTPPVFND from the coding sequence ATGCTCACGGAGCAGGTCCGCAAGGCACGACAGAAGCTGGTGTTGGCCCATTTCCACGATGAGGTGAAGCAGGACTGGGACGCCGTCCTGTCCACCTTCCCGCATCCGCATTACGAGCTCATCCCCACCCTGACGGTGCACGACGGGAACAGCGCGGTGCGCGACTACTACCGCGACACCCGCGTGGCCTTCCCGGACCAGCACCACGAGATCATCTCGTTTCGGCACAGTGATGACGCGGTCATCGTGGAGTTCTGGCTCATGGGCACCCACCTGGGGCCGCTGGGGCAGATTCCCGCCACGGGCAACACGTTCCGGGTGCGCATGTCGGCGTACTTCATCTTCGACGCGTCAGAGACGCTGGTGTGCGAGCGCGTCTACTTCGACACGCTGAGCATCCTCAAACAGCTCGTCGGTGGGCTGGACATGAAGAACCCGAAGAACTGGCTGCTCGCCGCGCGGTGCCTCAAGGGGCTGTTGGCGATGTCTGGCGACAAGCCCGTGCCCATCCTCACCCAGACGACTCCGCCCGTCTTCAACGACTGA
- a CDS encoding TolB family protein, producing MRRFARQWSMNVLLAVSAVAVSGAAGAQELESEFAFGARPRCEPGGSLFAPGEISLEERSEYRLALSADGKTAYYHVDSDTPPYQAIYVTQLKNGHWGPGEVVSFSGTYKDSDPFLSPDGQSLFYSSTRPANGGAERPDTDLWVVHRVRNGWGAPEHLGPLVNSPREELYPSVTRDGTVYFASGTFDTDFEMYRVRRQGNHYTAPENLGPAVNSPDSWEYNPWVSPDGRVLVFASLNRPGGYGLGDLYVSFNVAGTWTPAANLGPSVNTEKDEFHPMLSRDLSQLYFVRQTWDPFVPSDFYHLDTRCLWR from the coding sequence ATGCGTCGTTTCGCCAGGCAGTGGTCGATGAACGTCCTCCTCGCCGTCTCCGCGGTGGCGGTGTCCGGTGCCGCAGGGGCCCAGGAGCTGGAGTCGGAGTTCGCGTTCGGGGCGCGGCCCCGGTGCGAGCCGGGAGGCAGCCTCTTCGCGCCCGGGGAGATTTCCCTGGAGGAGCGCTCGGAGTACCGGCTCGCGCTGTCCGCGGATGGGAAAACGGCGTACTACCACGTCGACTCGGACACGCCGCCGTACCAGGCCATCTACGTGACCCAGCTGAAGAACGGCCACTGGGGGCCCGGTGAAGTGGTGTCGTTCTCGGGCACGTACAAGGACTCGGATCCGTTCCTCTCTCCGGATGGGCAGTCCCTCTTCTACTCCTCCACCCGCCCCGCGAACGGAGGCGCCGAGCGCCCGGACACCGACCTCTGGGTCGTGCACCGCGTCCGCAACGGCTGGGGAGCGCCCGAGCACCTGGGGCCGCTCGTGAACTCGCCTAGGGAGGAGCTGTACCCCAGCGTGACGCGCGACGGGACCGTCTACTTCGCGAGCGGCACGTTCGATACGGACTTCGAGATGTACCGCGTCCGGCGCCAGGGCAATCACTACACCGCGCCGGAGAACCTGGGCCCCGCGGTGAACAGCCCTGACTCGTGGGAGTACAACCCGTGGGTGTCCCCGGATGGGCGGGTGCTCGTCTTCGCCTCGCTCAACCGCCCCGGAGGCTACGGACTGGGAGACCTGTACGTGAGCTTCAACGTCGCGGGCACCTGGACGCCCGCCGCCAACCTGGGGCCGTCGGTGAACACGGAGAAGGACGAGTTCCACCCCATGCTGAGCCGCGACCTGAGCCAGCTCTACTTCGTGCGGCAGACGTGGGACCCGTTCGTGCCTTCGGACTTCTACCACCTGGACACGCGCTGCCTCTGGCGCTGA
- a CDS encoding VOC family protein, translating to MSDENPSILSHVSIGTNDFARAVAFYDAVLTPLGCRRVLDFPNAVAYGRQFPEFWVQTPIDGKPATVGNGTHFCFLAPSKQAVDAFHQAALQAGATDDGAPGPRPLYGPPYYGCFVRDPDGHKVEANFWDTSLGGHEGT from the coding sequence ATGAGCGACGAGAACCCGAGCATCCTGTCCCACGTCTCCATTGGCACGAACGACTTCGCGCGCGCCGTGGCCTTCTACGACGCGGTCCTCACTCCGCTGGGCTGCCGGCGGGTGTTGGACTTCCCGAACGCGGTGGCCTACGGCCGCCAGTTCCCGGAGTTCTGGGTCCAGACGCCCATCGACGGGAAGCCCGCGACCGTGGGCAATGGCACGCACTTCTGCTTCCTCGCCCCGTCGAAGCAGGCGGTGGACGCCTTCCATCAGGCGGCCCTCCAGGCGGGAGCCACCGATGACGGCGCCCCCGGCCCGCGTCCCCTGTATGGCCCGCCCTACTACGGCTGCTTCGTGCGGGATCCGGATGGCCACAAGGTCGAAGCGAACTTCTGGGACACGTCGCTCGGCGGCCACGAAGGCACCTGA
- a CDS encoding aldolase/citrate lyase family protein, protein MEDVSQAPRPPATWRSLLFIPQFAFANAARLPADCFIVDLQDAVPLAAKAAARAGLVEALKAGTFAGRPVVVRINEAARPELLDADLEACIGLPGLTALMPTMTTCPEDLDALHERIRLLEEARGLPRGHTRFLPLIETPAALLEVGRLAVSGGGRPLGLMLGHGDLFRLTGALPHAELTLAHPRSMVVMAARAAGIEPFDTPYTNVGDRIGLEQHAAQGHVHGFTGKCCLHPDQLDTVNRCMTPTASELAWARKVTQAQGQGALATLTRKVPGLTASGAGGAAETEGMAVVDGVLVGPPHLKAAHRMLALCPPAVLAMEAEPRVRGRRVSHALHRPPSPDDVLPNPYEMTATAGMRDLWVQCFYSHDRVVTSAPFAARLGLSGPDAPPLPFMMGLYLACSMSSTHGAIYHLGFRDARQLAPLRVGDTFRQEIQVRSVRNTGDGKRAVVTTHRRMLRVGDDVPVLRTSRRPRSWRTRSCPGRCSTSWGSGPPPTTRSAGSTGSRHWRAAWCVWPRGASCDSRADRGSPGLPESEGRGNACRDRAQLFWRVSIEGQ, encoded by the coding sequence ATGGAAGACGTGTCTCAGGCGCCGCGGCCCCCGGCCACCTGGCGCAGCCTGCTGTTCATTCCCCAGTTCGCTTTCGCGAACGCCGCGCGGTTGCCGGCGGATTGCTTCATCGTGGACTTGCAGGACGCCGTGCCCCTGGCCGCGAAGGCCGCAGCGCGAGCAGGGCTGGTGGAGGCGTTGAAGGCAGGCACCTTCGCCGGGCGTCCGGTGGTGGTGCGCATCAACGAGGCGGCGCGTCCCGAGTTGCTCGACGCGGACCTGGAGGCCTGCATCGGGCTACCGGGGCTGACGGCGCTGATGCCCACCATGACGACGTGTCCGGAGGACCTGGATGCGCTGCACGAGCGCATCCGCTTGCTGGAGGAGGCCCGGGGTCTGCCTCGGGGACACACGCGCTTCCTTCCGCTCATCGAGACCCCGGCGGCCCTGCTGGAGGTGGGGCGGCTTGCGGTGTCGGGCGGTGGGCGTCCGTTGGGGTTGATGCTCGGGCACGGCGACCTCTTCCGGCTGACGGGCGCGCTGCCGCACGCGGAGCTCACGCTCGCGCATCCCCGGAGCATGGTGGTGATGGCTGCGCGCGCGGCGGGCATCGAGCCGTTCGATACGCCATACACGAACGTCGGAGACCGGATCGGCCTGGAGCAGCACGCGGCGCAAGGACACGTCCACGGTTTCACGGGCAAGTGCTGCCTGCATCCGGATCAGCTCGACACCGTGAACCGTTGCATGACGCCCACGGCGTCGGAGCTGGCGTGGGCCCGGAAGGTGACGCAGGCGCAAGGGCAGGGCGCGCTGGCGACGCTGACGCGCAAGGTGCCGGGGCTCACGGCGTCCGGTGCGGGTGGCGCGGCGGAGACGGAGGGGATGGCTGTCGTTGACGGGGTGCTCGTGGGGCCTCCGCACCTGAAGGCAGCGCACCGGATGCTCGCGCTCTGTCCTCCGGCCGTGCTGGCCATGGAGGCGGAGCCACGGGTGAGGGGGCGACGCGTGTCGCACGCGCTCCACCGACCGCCCAGCCCGGACGACGTGCTGCCCAACCCGTACGAAATGACGGCGACGGCGGGGATGCGAGACCTGTGGGTCCAGTGCTTCTATTCACACGACCGGGTGGTGACGAGCGCGCCCTTCGCGGCCCGGCTGGGGCTGTCCGGTCCGGACGCTCCGCCCCTGCCGTTCATGATGGGCCTCTACCTGGCGTGCAGCATGTCGAGCACGCACGGCGCCATCTATCACCTGGGCTTCCGTGACGCGCGGCAGCTGGCGCCGCTGCGGGTGGGGGACACCTTCCGGCAGGAGATCCAGGTGCGCTCGGTGCGCAACACCGGAGACGGCAAGCGCGCCGTGGTGACGACCCACCGCCGCATGCTGCGCGTGGGGGACGACGTCCCCGTCTTACGGACCTCACGCCGTCCGAGGAGCTGGCGGACACGGTCCTGCCCCGGGCGCTGTTCCACATCGTGGGGGAGCGGCCCTCCGCCTACGACGCGTTCTGCCGGGAGCACGGGCTCCAGGCACTGGAGGGCCGCGTGGTGTGTGTGGCCACGCGGCGCCTCTTGCGACTCAAGGGCTGACCGGGGCTCCCCCGGCCTTCCCGAATCGGAAGGCCGAGGGAACGCGTGTCGGGACCGCGCTCAGTTGTTCTGGAGGGTGTCCATCGAGGGGCAGTAG
- a CDS encoding LytR/AlgR family response regulator transcription factor, producing the protein MSAAMRVLIVDDEPLARQRLKDLLAEAPDMQLVGECRNGHEAIAAIGAERPDLVLLDVEMPGPDGFGVLRALAPGPAPAVIFVTAHRDFAVQAFEANALDYLLKPFDRERFRSSLERARDRRRTVPSSLDAALLERLESLAARPSATPERYVTRLVARVGWRMRFLPVEDIDYLTAEGNYVAVHVGKQSHLTRETMAALEEKLDPRQFLRAHRSFIVRLDRIEEVEPLPPGEYVFVLRDGTRLTSGRSYRAQVQRALELQT; encoded by the coding sequence ATGAGCGCCGCCATGCGCGTGCTCATCGTCGACGACGAGCCGCTCGCCCGTCAGCGACTGAAGGACCTGCTGGCGGAGGCCCCCGACATGCAACTCGTGGGGGAGTGCCGCAACGGCCACGAGGCCATCGCGGCCATCGGCGCCGAGCGTCCGGACCTGGTGCTGCTGGACGTGGAGATGCCCGGGCCGGACGGCTTCGGCGTCCTCCGGGCGCTCGCCCCCGGCCCCGCGCCCGCGGTCATCTTCGTGACGGCCCACCGGGACTTCGCGGTGCAGGCGTTCGAGGCCAACGCGCTCGACTACCTGCTCAAGCCCTTCGACCGCGAGCGCTTCCGCTCCAGCCTGGAGCGTGCGCGCGACCGGCGGCGGACCGTGCCGTCCTCCCTGGACGCGGCGCTGCTCGAACGGCTCGAGTCGCTCGCCGCCCGGCCCTCCGCCACGCCCGAGCGCTACGTGACGCGGCTCGTGGCCCGGGTGGGCTGGCGCATGCGCTTCCTCCCGGTGGAGGACATCGACTACCTCACGGCGGAGGGGAACTACGTCGCCGTGCACGTGGGCAAGCAGTCGCACCTCACGCGCGAGACGATGGCGGCGCTGGAGGAGAAGCTCGACCCCAGGCAGTTCCTGCGCGCGCACCGCTCGTTCATCGTGCGGTTGGACCGCATCGAGGAGGTGGAGCCACTCCCTCCCGGCGAGTACGTGTTCGTCCTGCGGGATGGCACCCGGCTGACCTCGGGCCGCAGCTACCGCGCGCAGGTGCAACGCGCGCTCGAACTGCAGACGTGA
- a CDS encoding amidohydrolase family protein, whose amino-acid sequence MLKFSSFAIVAALGLSACSEEDPVPPVEKSREERVNEHMESLRSDATALGTFLFEMPKGGDLHSHTSGAITTEKLIAWGAEDGACVNTTTFVASNPCAAGSVPLSQTESDLALRDAVLSAWSMEDHPGPLLTAHQHFFDAFGKYGAVQNDSRNDDSYADILSRAGRHHQVYVELMQGFGAGRGGSLATPLFTSTDTWDKATLLAKRQQLIALPDFQNALTAQSTSIANTLKGTRTLLGCDTAQPDPGCGVEVRLIVSANRTADRTNVFGQWVYAYELAQKVPEIVGVNLVSPEENANSLAFYQDEMFALGTLDDFNDQEVGRKLVHVSLHAGELIPAVLTAQDQQHMTFHIREAVEKAHAERIGHGADVLAETSGDGAADLLRDMHDAGVMVEICLTSNRVLLGMSGEAHPLAAYLKNNVPVALSTDDSGILRGDITQEYVAAATDQKLEYKTLKQMARASLEHAFAEGDSLWAARDDFSKTVDACASDKPEQTAVSAGCNSFLAANTRAMLQWKLEMQLATFERVIAP is encoded by the coding sequence ATGCTCAAGTTCTCATCATTCGCCATCGTTGCCGCGCTCGGTCTGAGCGCCTGCAGTGAAGAAGATCCCGTCCCGCCTGTTGAGAAGTCGCGAGAGGAGCGGGTCAACGAGCACATGGAGTCGCTGCGAAGCGACGCCACGGCGCTTGGGACCTTCCTGTTCGAGATGCCCAAGGGCGGCGACCTGCACAGCCACACCTCCGGCGCCATCACCACGGAGAAGCTGATTGCGTGGGGTGCCGAGGACGGCGCCTGCGTGAACACGACGACCTTCGTGGCCAGCAACCCGTGCGCGGCCGGTTCGGTGCCCCTGTCCCAGACGGAGAGCGACCTCGCCCTGCGGGATGCGGTGCTGAGCGCCTGGTCCATGGAGGACCACCCGGGGCCCCTGCTGACGGCGCACCAGCACTTCTTCGACGCCTTCGGCAAGTACGGCGCGGTGCAGAACGACTCGCGCAATGACGACAGCTACGCGGACATCCTCTCGCGCGCGGGCAGGCACCATCAGGTCTACGTGGAGCTGATGCAAGGCTTTGGCGCGGGCCGGGGTGGCAGCCTCGCGACGCCGCTGTTCACGTCCACGGACACCTGGGACAAGGCGACCCTGCTGGCCAAGAGGCAGCAGCTCATCGCGCTGCCGGATTTCCAGAACGCCCTGACGGCGCAATCCACCAGCATCGCGAACACCCTGAAGGGCACTCGCACCCTGTTGGGGTGTGACACGGCCCAGCCGGATCCCGGCTGCGGCGTGGAGGTGCGGCTCATCGTCTCCGCCAACCGCACCGCGGACCGGACGAACGTCTTCGGACAGTGGGTGTATGCCTACGAGCTGGCCCAGAAGGTGCCGGAGATCGTCGGCGTGAACCTGGTGTCCCCGGAGGAGAACGCCAACTCCCTGGCCTTCTACCAGGATGAGATGTTCGCCCTGGGCACGCTCGACGACTTCAATGACCAGGAGGTCGGCCGCAAGCTGGTCCATGTCTCGCTGCACGCCGGGGAGCTCATCCCCGCGGTGCTCACGGCGCAGGACCAGCAGCACATGACCTTCCACATCCGCGAGGCCGTGGAGAAGGCCCATGCGGAGCGCATCGGCCACGGCGCGGACGTGCTCGCCGAGACGTCTGGCGATGGCGCCGCGGACCTGCTGCGCGACATGCATGACGCGGGCGTGATGGTGGAGATCTGCCTGACCTCCAACCGCGTCCTGCTGGGCATGTCGGGAGAGGCGCACCCGCTCGCCGCCTATCTGAAGAACAACGTGCCGGTCGCGCTGTCGACCGACGACTCGGGGATCCTGCGCGGGGACATCACCCAGGAGTACGTCGCCGCCGCCACGGACCAGAAGCTCGAGTACAAGACGCTCAAGCAGATGGCGCGCGCCAGCCTGGAGCACGCCTTCGCGGAGGGCGACAGCCTCTGGGCCGCCCGGGATGACTTCTCCAAGACGGTGGATGCCTGCGCTTCCGACAAGCCGGAGCAGACCGCCGTGTCCGCCGGTTGCAACAGCTTCCTGGCCGCCAACACGCGCGCGATGTTGCAGTGGAAGCTGGAGATGCAGTTGGCCACCTTCGAGCGCGTCATCGCCCCGTGA
- a CDS encoding amidohydrolase family protein: MNAGAPEPTEAVPRYVLEGRVVTLNSRDEVIERGRVLVRGSRIVAVEPSGGPLPESFRSAPRIDTGGTLYPGLIDLHNHFVYDVLTLWRVPKRYLNRTQWPRHAEYATRISLPIRVLAGHSPSARAVVRYIEAKALLAGTTTGQGIRTRVSGGEALFRGAMRNVEEPRDDHLPAGSTRVMDLHDDAEDIESFRDALKSRAAYFYHLGEGVDDYAHRRYADLADHDLVQPSLIGIHSLGLQRPDLDRMAAMGAKVVWSPFSNLLLYGQTLHIADLLGAGVTFSLGCDWSPTGSKNLLQELKVARHEAARQGVSLSSKTLVRSVTADAARVTGWQTQLGTLRANALADLLVIAGTDGDPYDALISATEKEVRLVIVDGVARYGDRALMETLAFDPGHPSEPWTVDGVEKAFSLWADDSPLNDVGFEAARSLLDEAMADLPDFRRRMDHEEREQLRPGAPRPFELVLDNEPQDVFASGPEASGFITDLDRVAGRITLDAPTVGGPDYWELLSAQLNLDDTLKQQLRSDYA, translated from the coding sequence ATGAACGCCGGAGCACCCGAGCCCACCGAAGCAGTCCCCCGCTACGTCCTGGAAGGCCGGGTGGTGACGCTCAACTCCCGGGATGAGGTGATTGAACGGGGGCGCGTCCTCGTCCGTGGCAGCCGCATCGTCGCGGTCGAGCCGTCGGGCGGCCCCCTCCCCGAGTCCTTCCGGAGCGCCCCCAGGATCGACACCGGCGGGACGCTCTATCCAGGGCTCATCGACCTGCACAACCACTTCGTCTACGACGTGCTGACGCTGTGGCGGGTGCCGAAGCGCTACCTCAATCGCACCCAGTGGCCGCGCCACGCGGAATACGCCACGCGCATCTCCCTGCCCATCCGAGTGCTCGCTGGCCACTCCCCTTCTGCCCGCGCGGTCGTCCGCTACATCGAAGCCAAGGCGCTGCTGGCGGGCACGACCACCGGTCAGGGCATCCGGACCCGCGTGTCCGGCGGAGAAGCCCTCTTCCGGGGCGCCATGCGCAACGTCGAGGAACCTCGCGACGACCACCTGCCCGCGGGCAGCACCCGCGTGATGGACCTGCATGACGACGCCGAGGACATCGAATCCTTCCGCGACGCCCTGAAGTCCCGCGCCGCGTACTTCTACCACCTGGGCGAAGGCGTGGATGACTACGCCCACCGCCGCTACGCCGACCTGGCCGACCATGACCTCGTCCAGCCTTCACTGATTGGCATCCACAGTCTGGGATTGCAGCGCCCGGACCTGGACAGGATGGCCGCCATGGGCGCCAAGGTCGTGTGGTCCCCCTTCAGCAACCTGCTGCTGTATGGACAGACACTGCACATCGCGGACCTGCTCGGCGCGGGCGTGACGTTCTCCCTGGGCTGTGATTGGTCCCCCACCGGCAGCAAGAACCTCCTCCAGGAGTTGAAGGTCGCCCGACACGAAGCAGCGCGACAGGGCGTGTCCCTGTCCTCGAAGACATTGGTGCGCTCGGTGACGGCGGACGCCGCCCGGGTCACGGGCTGGCAGACCCAGCTGGGCACGCTCCGCGCCAACGCACTCGCGGACCTGTTGGTCATCGCGGGCACCGACGGCGACCCCTATGACGCGTTGATCTCCGCCACGGAGAAAGAGGTGCGCCTCGTCATCGTGGATGGCGTTGCCCGCTACGGAGACCGCGCGCTGATGGAAACGCTCGCCTTCGACCCTGGCCATCCCTCCGAGCCCTGGACCGTCGACGGCGTCGAGAAGGCCTTCTCCCTGTGGGCGGACGACTCCCCCCTCAACGACGTGGGCTTCGAAGCGGCGCGCTCCCTCCTCGATGAGGCCATGGCGGACCTGCCGGACTTCCGGCGGCGGATGGACCACGAGGAGCGCGAACAGCTGCGCCCCGGCGCCCCCAGGCCCTTCGAGCTCGTGCTCGACAATGAGCCGCAGGACGTCTTCGCCTCCGGCCCCGAAGCCTCCGGGTTCATCACCGACCTGGACCGGGTGGCCGGGCGCATCACGCTCGACGCTCCCACCGTGGGCGGGCCGGACTACTGGGAGCTCCTGTCCGCGCAGCTCAATCTGGATGACACGCTGAAACAACAGCTGAGGTCGGACTACGCGTGA